From a region of the Rhipicephalus microplus isolate Deutch F79 chromosome X, USDA_Rmic, whole genome shotgun sequence genome:
- the LOC142775317 gene encoding sterile alpha motif domain-containing protein 3-like, which yields MKRRHVHRHRAHYKLLLKLVSKTHQAWSLSLFERPLGSGDNDGINFKLPSLGALHEKVISSPLLTPSTFRQIIDILHDEMAKYTLYPTRCFYSKVTTLLLDKYPQLKDVIGSGHDSWKVALRNKYKNLRRKLDDHEDVLASRQKFGAQKKTGGTTELQKKKAGKMSVSITDLTAEDDDSIAKHEDRLVLETKKLLPDEQLVEKLMALTAGKRLPDVATKTIRDVKKNYPYMMDFQRVRWLFFTSR from the exons ATGAAGCGCCGTCATGTTCATCGTCACAG GGCACATTACAAGCTGTTGTTGAAACTGGTGAGCAAGACACACCAAGCATGGTCATTGAGCCTGTTCGAGCG CCCACTCGGCTCAGGGGATAATGATGGCATAAATTTTAAACTACCCAGCCTTGGTGCCCTCCATGAAAAAGTGATAAGCTCTCCGCTGCTAACACCTTCTACATTCAGGCAAATCATTGACATCCTGCACGATGAAATGGCCAAGTACACACT GTATCCAACGCGTTGTTTCTACAGTAAGGTGACAACCCTGCTCCTTGACAAGTATCCACAGCTGAAAGATGTAATTGGAAGTGGGCAC GACTCCTGGAAAGTAGCCCTCCGCAATAAGTATAAAAACCTAAGAAGGAAGCTGGATGATCATGAAGATGTGTTAGCAAGTCGCCAGAAATTCGGTGCCCAAAAGAAAACAGGAGGCACCACTGAGCTTCAAAAGAAAAAAGCTGGGAAAATG AGTGTGAGCATCACAGATCTAACAGCAGAAGATGATGACAGTATTGCCAAACATGAAGATCGACTTGTTTTGGAAACCAAAAAACTATTGCCGGATGAGCAACTCGTGGAAAAGTTAATGGCCTTGACAGCTGGgaagaggcttcctgacgttgcGACGAAAACGATTCGTGATGTGAAAAAGAACTACCCCTATATGATGGACTTTCAGCGAGTACGTTGGCTTTTTTTTACATCTAGGTAG